A single region of the Cucumis melo cultivar AY chromosome 3, USDA_Cmelo_AY_1.0, whole genome shotgun sequence genome encodes:
- the LOC103488325 gene encoding hydroxyproline O-galactosyltransferase HPGT3 isoform X2 produces MESLPTTSKPERRPRSKPLHASKPSILLAFLSCLAWLYVAGRLWQDAENRKLLSTLLQKNASQRPVILSVEDKLQVLGCKDLERRIVEVEMDLTLAKSQGYLKNQLRQSGSSSNPGRKLLAVIGVYTGFGSRLRRNVFRGSWMPKGDALKKLEERGVIIRFVIGRSANRGDSLDRNIDKENHSTKDFLILEGHEEADEELPKKAKFFFSTAVQNWDAEFYVKVDDHIDLDLEGLIGLLEHRRGQDGTYVGCMKSGDVIAEEGKQWYEPEWWKFGDEKSYFRHASGALIILSKNLAQYININSASLKTYAHDDISVGSWMIGLQATHIDDNRLCCSSIRQDKVCSVV; encoded by the exons ATGGAGAGTTTGCCCACCACCTCCAAACCCGAAAGACGTCCTCGATCCAAGCCTCTTCATGCCTCCAAACCTTCTATACTTCTCGCATTCCTCTCATGTCTTGCTTGGCTATATGTTGCTGGCAg GCTATGGCAGGATGCAGAAAATAGGAAATTACTGTCGACTCTTTTGCAGAAGAACGCATCCCAG AGACCCGTGATTTTAAGCGTTGAAGATAAGCTGCAAGTCCTGGGTTGCAA AGATTTGGAGAGAAGGATTGTGGAAGTTGAGATGGATTTAACATTAGCAAAGAGTCAAGGATACTTGAAGAATCAACTGCGACAAAGTGGATCTTCTTCTAACCCTGGCCGTAAGCTCCTTGCTGTTATCGGTGTTTATACAGGATTTGGAAGTCGACTAAGGCGCAATGTATTCAGAGGATCCTGGATGccaaaag GTGATGCATTGAAAAAGCTGGAGGAAAGAGGGGTGATCATACGCTTTGTTATTGGTCGGAG TGCAAACCGAGGTGATAGCTTAGACCGCAATATTGACAAGGAAAACCATTCAACTAAGGACTTCTTGATACTT GAAGGTCATGAAGAAGCTGATGAAGAGTTACCAAAGAAGGCCAAGTTCTTCTTCAGTACAGCAGTTCAAAATTGGGATGCAGAGTTTTACGTGAAAGTCGATGACCACATCGACCTTGATCTTG AGGGTTTAATTGGGCTTCTTGAACATCGTCGTGGTCAAGATGGTACTTATGTTGGATGCATGAAATCTGGAGATGTGATTGCTGAAGA aGGAAAGCAGTGGTATGAACCTGAATGGTGGAAGTTTGGAGATGAGAAATC GTACTTCCGGCATGCATCTGGTGCGCTTATTATCCTCTCCAAGAATCTGGCTCAGTATATTAATATTAACAG TGCATCGTTGAAAACTTACGCACATGACGATATATCAGTGGGAT